The Arthrobacter sp. OAP107 DNA segment GCATGACCATGTGGCGCATGCCGATCTTCACCTGGAACACGCTGGTGACGGCCATCCTGGTCCTGATGGCGTTCCCGCCGCTGGCAGCGGCACTCTTCGCCCTCGGCGCGGACCGCCGCTTCGGCGCCCACATCTTCGACCCGGAGAACGGCGGCGCCGTCCTGTGGCAGCACCTGTTCTGGTTCTTCGGTCACCCCGAGGTGTACATCATCGCCCTGCCGTTCTTCGGCATCGTGTCCGAGATCTTCCCGGTCTTCAGCCGCAAGCCGATCTTCGGCTACAAGGGCCTGGTCTACGCGACCATCGCCATTGCCGCACTGTCCGTGACCGTGTGGGCGCACCACATGTACGTCACCGGTTCGGTGCTGCTGCCGTTCTTCTCCTTCATGACCATGCTCATTGCTGTCCCGACCGGTGTGAAGTTCTTCAACTGGATCGGCACCATGTGGCGCGGTTCGCTGACGTTCGAAACCCCCATGCTGTGGAGCATCGGCTTCCTCATCACGTTCCTCTTCGGCGGCCTGACCGGCATCATCCTGGCCTCCCCGCCGCTGGACTTCCACGTCTCCGACTCCTACTTCGTGGTGGCCCACTTCCACTACGTGGTGTTCGGCACCGTGGTGTTCGCGATGTTCGCCGGCTTCTACTTCTGGTGGCCGAAGTGGACGGGCAAGATGCTCAACGAGCGCCTCGGCAAGATCCACTTCTGGCTCCTGTTCCTGGGCTTCCACGGCACCTTCCTGATCCAGCACTGGCTCGGCGTCGAAGGCATGCCCCGCCGCTACGCCGACTACCTGGTGGAGGATGGCTTCACCTGGATGAACCAGTTCTCCACCATCGCCTCGTTCGTCCTGGGTGCGTCCCTGATCCCGTTCTTCTGGAACGTGTACATCACCGCACGCAGCGCCGAGAAGGTTCAGGTTGACGATCCCTGGGGCTTCGGTGCCTCGCTGGAGTGGGCCACGTCCTGCCCGCCCCCGCGGCACAACTTCACCTCCTTGCCGCGCATCCGCTCGGAGCGTCCGGCACTGGACCTGCACCACCCTGAGCTTTCCCAGTCACACACCGTTGAGTCGCCGGCACCTGCAGCAAGCGTGCTGGGCAACGCCGATCAGAAGGACACCGCGCAATGAGAATCGAGTCATGGATTTTTGGGGCAGGAGTCTTCTTCTTCGTTCCGGTTTCCATCATCTACGGCTTCCTCACCAACTGGTCTGAGTGGGTCGGCATCCTGGGAATCCTCCTGGTAGGTGGCCTCGCGGGCATGATCGGTGCCTACCTCGGCTTCACCGGCAAGCGGGTCGGCATGCGTCCCGAGGACCGCGCTGACGCCGAAATCCATGAAGGTGCCGGCGAGCAGGGCCACTTCAGCCCGTGGAGCTGGTGGCCGCTGGTTCTGGGCCTCTCCTGCGCAGCTGGATTCCTCGGTTTGGCTGTAGGCTTCTGGATCGTCTTCATCGCCGGCGGTATGGCGCTGGTGGCCCTCGTGGGCTGGGTGTACGAGTACAGCCGCGGAGACCACGCGCACTAAGAGTTTCGGTACCAAGAACGACGGCGGGCCCCACCTTTTCGGTGGGGCCCGCCGTCGTTCTGCGTTTCAGCTGATTCGCTCTTTCAGCCGGCTAGCTGGCCTTCTGCGACGCCAACAGATCCACGAGGCCCGAGAGTGCCGCCTCGGCCTCGCCAAGGCTCGTGCCCGCAGGCAGGGCTGATTCCTTGACTGCCAGCTCCACCTCGCAGCCGAAGTTGAAGTCGGCAGTCATGACCTCGAGCAGCGAGCGGGCGTCAACGGCGTCAATGCGGTCCTTGCGGATGGTCACCGGCAGGCCTGTCTCCGTGACTGCGCGGACGAACACCGCTGCCGGTCTGGCGTGCAGGCCGATGGCCGCAGAAACTATTGCCTTACGAACGGGCAACTGGACTCCTTCGTCTTGGACGGGATGGCACATTTGGGGGGACGCCGCCGTCGTCTCTCTAATTTGTTCGCCTTTAAGAATATCGGCCCCCATGGCGTCACAGCGCCGGGGACCGGTCTGGTCTAGACCTGTGGCCGGGTTGGCTTACCCTTGAACTGTGAGAATGCAATGCAGGTGCGGCCGCCGTGGCCGCTAACGTGGCCGGCATAGCCGGTGAAATCGACAGAACCAGCGGGACGCCGATCTACGTCCAGCTCCGTGAGATCCTCAGGACCTACATCGCGACGTCGTGCCCGCCAGGTTCGGCACTGCCCTCCGAGCGGGACCTGGCCGAACGGTTTGGCCTGGCCCGGATGACCGTCCGCCAGGCCATCGACGCCCTGGTGGGGGAAGAGGTCATCGAACGGGTGGTAGGGCTCGGCACCTTCGTCCGGAAACCGAAGCTCGACCTCCAGGTCAAGCTGACCTCCTACAGCGAGGAAATGCAGCGCCGCGGCATGGTGCCGGCTGCGAAGGTGCTGAGTTTCGAGCAGATCGCTGCCAGTGCCTTTCTGGCCCGCGAGCTCCAGCTGGAGGAGGGAACACCCCTGGTGCGCTTCCGGCGCCTTCTGCTGGCCGATAACGAGCCAATGAGCGTGGACGAAAACTTCATCCCCGCCCACCGGGTGCCGGGGCTGCTCGACGGCGAGCCGCCAACCTCGCTCTACAACGTCCTCAGCGAACAGTTCGGCCTGGTCATGGAATGGGGCGAGGACATGATCGAAGCCACGGCTGCGTCGCCCTCCATCGCCAGGCTGCTCAACGTTGAGAACGGGGCGCCACTGCTGAAGATTCAGCGGCATGCCTTCGTGGCCCGGGCGATGGTGGACTACTCGGTGTCCTACTACCGTGCAGACCGGTACAAGCTGTGGGTGCCCCTGCAGCGGCCCGGTGTCCGGCCTACGCGCAATTACGCGTCGGGTTACCGCCAGCAGTAGCCTGGCCGGCTGCTCCCTTT contains these protein-coding regions:
- the ctaD gene encoding cytochrome c oxidase subunit I; the protein is MATYTQTPGILEAPVVPKSKGRVVVNWITSTDHKTIGYMYLIASFVFFCFGGVMALLIRAELFEPGMQILQTKEQYNQLFTMHGTVMLLMFATPLFAGFANVIMPLQIGAPDVAFPRLNALAFWFFLFGSTIAVSGFITPQGAASFGWFAYAPLSNTTFSPGVGGDLWVFGLALSGFGTILGAVNFITTIICMRAPGMTMWRMPIFTWNTLVTAILVLMAFPPLAAALFALGADRRFGAHIFDPENGGAVLWQHLFWFFGHPEVYIIALPFFGIVSEIFPVFSRKPIFGYKGLVYATIAIAALSVTVWAHHMYVTGSVLLPFFSFMTMLIAVPTGVKFFNWIGTMWRGSLTFETPMLWSIGFLITFLFGGLTGIILASPPLDFHVSDSYFVVAHFHYVVFGTVVFAMFAGFYFWWPKWTGKMLNERLGKIHFWLLFLGFHGTFLIQHWLGVEGMPRRYADYLVEDGFTWMNQFSTIASFVLGASLIPFFWNVYITARSAEKVQVDDPWGFGASLEWATSCPPPRHNFTSLPRIRSERPALDLHHPELSQSHTVESPAPAASVLGNADQKDTAQ
- a CDS encoding cytochrome c oxidase subunit 4, which translates into the protein MRIESWIFGAGVFFFVPVSIIYGFLTNWSEWVGILGILLVGGLAGMIGAYLGFTGKRVGMRPEDRADAEIHEGAGEQGHFSPWSWWPLVLGLSCAAGFLGLAVGFWIVFIAGGMALVALVGWVYEYSRGDHAH
- a CDS encoding HPr family phosphocarrier protein, which translates into the protein MPVRKAIVSAAIGLHARPAAVFVRAVTETGLPVTIRKDRIDAVDARSLLEVMTADFNFGCEVELAVKESALPAGTSLGEAEAALSGLVDLLASQKAS
- a CDS encoding GntR family transcriptional regulator, with translation MAANVAGIAGEIDRTSGTPIYVQLREILRTYIATSCPPGSALPSERDLAERFGLARMTVRQAIDALVGEEVIERVVGLGTFVRKPKLDLQVKLTSYSEEMQRRGMVPAAKVLSFEQIAASAFLARELQLEEGTPLVRFRRLLLADNEPMSVDENFIPAHRVPGLLDGEPPTSLYNVLSEQFGLVMEWGEDMIEATAASPSIARLLNVENGAPLLKIQRHAFVARAMVDYSVSYYRADRYKLWVPLQRPGVRPTRNYASGYRQQ